A stretch of the Lolium perenne isolate Kyuss_39 chromosome 3, Kyuss_2.0, whole genome shotgun sequence genome encodes the following:
- the LOC127344473 gene encoding protein HESO1, whose amino-acid sequence MIEQAPDNDVLEKCTKDILSLIKPEEDDRNKRQSAIQELEVSIQSAPALSGAAVKPFGSFLSNLYSKSGDLDLSVQLMNGSNLPRTKKQKQTILRQLRKALQKGDVARTMEFIPQARVPVLQYVSNRFGISCDLSVDNYPGRIKSRIFYWVSTLDERFGDMVLLIKEWAKAQNINDPKSGTLNSYSLCLLVLFHFQTCQPAILPPLKDIYEGNITEDFADMTLYDEEHLDEVCAANIAKFQSQNKEQRNESSLCHLLATFFNKFCFIDALSSDVISTYTGKIEKIQDSPNRRMKKSHSLFVEDPVERPDNAARAVGIQGLLLIASALKEANLKFASLEHSDRDGLLAMLCTPAVCSKLGGTVIAKPFTSTPRRTPGPKRQVGAKISGKKNHQGARGFTGSGPVHNPTQVSTDTTGRQMPGQYRNHDPPQVSTDNTTGRQTPGQYRNHDSQFRTNTAGHYSQSPRQPGQYQNHYRPSAYTPGHQTRGLHQNQSYPQAHNAYAHSGVPYQNHNNYQQGYMYTPGHQAAGSYWYPSGSQAHTNRAQTPGQYQYYQPQGYMNGPQTPGPYPNGYQSHPLVHTPEPYQNGYHNQPIYTEGTGVYTADRHTNWNNRNGLTTSSRHEPVAGGLQKGPARDLRSQASSSRTEWQGGSKRHS is encoded by the exons ATGATTGAACAAGCCCCTGACAACGATGTGCTGGAGAAGTGTACTAAAGACATTCTCTCTCTAATTAAACCAGAGGAGGATGATCGAAACAAACGGCAATCTGCAATTCAGGAGCTGGAAGTTTCCATCCAATCAGCTCCAGCGTTGAGTG GTGCTGCCGTCAAACCTtttggatcatttctatcaaatctATACTCAAAATCAGGAGATTTGGATTTATCAGTTCAGCTCATGAATGGCTCAAACCTTCCTAGAACCAAGAAACAGAAGCAAACTATCTTGAGACAACTAAGGAAAGCTTTGCAAAAAGGAG ATGTTGCTAGAACTATGGAATTCATTCCTCAGGCAAGAGTCCCAGTTCTTCAGTATGTGAGCAACCGCTTTGGTATTTCCTGCGACTTATCCGTTGATAACTACCCTGGTCGAATTAAATCCAGAATCTTCTACTGGGTCAGTACTTTAGATGAGCGCTTTGGTGATATGGTTTTATTG ATCAAGGAGTGGGCAAAAGCTCAAAACATCAATGATCCAAAATCTGGAACCCTGAACTCTTATTCGCTTTGCTTACTTGTTCTCTTCCATTTTCAG ACGTGTCAGCCGGCAATTCTACCACCTTTGAAGGACATTTACGAAGGAAATATCACAGAGGATTTTGCAG ACATGACGCTTTACGACGAGGAACATCTTGATGAGGTTTGTGCTGCAAATATAGCAAAATTTCAAAGCCAGAACAAGGAACAAAGAAACGAAAGCTCTCTTTGCCATCTCCTTGCGACCTTTTTTAACAAG TTTTGTTTTATTGATGCCCTTTCAAGTGATGTGATATCTACTTACACGGGTAAGATTGAGAAAATCCAGGACAGTCCAAATCGGCGGATGAAGAAATCCCACAGCTTGTTT GTCGAAGATCCAGTTGAGAGGCCTGACAATGCCGCTAGAGCGGTTGGTATACAAGGCCTCCTCCTAATTGCTAGTGCCTTGAAGGAAGCTAATCTGAAGTTTGCTTCCCTCGAGCATTCTGACCGAGACGGCTTATTAGCAATGTTGTGCACACCTGCTGTttgctcaaaacttgggggaacaGTCATAGCTAAGCCTTTTACAAGCACCCCACGAAGGACTCCGGGACCTAAGAGGCAGGTGGGAGCTAAGATATCTGGTAAAAAAAATCACCAGGGAGCCAGAGGATTTACAGGAAGCGGACCAGTCCATAATCCTACTCAGGTGTCCACTGATACTACAGGGCGCCAAATGCCAGGACAGTACCGAAACCATGATCCTCCTCAAGTGAGCACTGATAATACTACAGGGCGCCAAACGCCAGGACAGTACCGAAACCATGATTCTCAGTTTCGTACTAATACTGCAGGGCACTATTCCCAGTCACCAAGACAGCCTGGGCAATACCAAAATCATTACCGCCCATCGGCCTATACTCCGGGGCACCAAACAAGAGGACTACACCAGAATCAGAGCTATCCACAAGCGCACAATGCATATGCCCATTCAGGGGTACCTTACCAGAATCATAATAACTATCAACAGGGGTATATGTATACCCCAGGGCACCAAGCAGCAGGGTCATACTGGTATCCGAGTGGATCACAGGCTCATACAAACAGGGCCCAAACACCAGGACAGTACCAGTATTATCAACCGCAGGGTTATATGAACGGGCCTCAAACACCGGGACCATACCCTAATGGATATCAGAGTCATCCGCTGGTTCATACACCGGAACCATACCAGAATGGATATCACAATCAGCCAATCTATACTGAAGGTACAGGAGTATACACAGCTGACCGTCACACTAACTGGAACAATAGGAATGGTCTGACTACAAGTTCGAGGCACGAGCCTGTTGCTGGAGGGCTTCAAAAGGGACCGGCAAGGGACTTGCGATCTCAAGCCTCCTCAAGCCGTACAGAATGGCAAGGAGGCAGCAAGCGCCATTCCTGA